In Streptomyces sp. TS71-3, the following proteins share a genomic window:
- a CDS encoding LacI family DNA-binding transcriptional regulator, which yields MAKLTIRDIARLAGVSKSTVSLVLNGRPRVDPATRARVLQVMSEHNYVPSVAATALGKGGGSPFIGLIVPGLTWRLVASINFGIASVVERTAHEIILYTSTNDRDYRGVVDRILGANLVSGMLVVSHNQPMEPLVELYGTGLPVVLVNTLGVRADLPSVEADSYSGARSAVEHLLELGHRRIACVEGPPDYPCCVDRNKGYADALTQAGIAVDADLIRPGGFRPEEAHRHAIELLCRPDRPTAIFAHNDPTAYAVLDAVEECGLRVPEDVSVVGFDDIVSSAHVRPPLTTVRQPFEEMGRQAADMLLSALSYAPGPPRHVRMPTELVVRGSTGPAPRRRRRASGRPAVPHQARTGLEATDKAPAPDA from the coding sequence ATGGCCAAGTTGACGATCCGTGACATCGCCCGCCTGGCAGGCGTGTCGAAGTCGACGGTGTCGCTCGTCCTCAACGGGCGGCCCCGCGTCGACCCCGCGACCCGCGCCCGCGTGCTCCAGGTGATGAGCGAGCACAACTACGTTCCCAGCGTCGCGGCCACCGCCCTCGGCAAGGGCGGGGGCAGCCCGTTCATCGGCCTGATCGTGCCGGGTCTGACCTGGCGCCTGGTGGCGTCGATCAACTTCGGCATCGCGTCCGTGGTGGAGCGCACCGCGCACGAGATCATCCTCTACACGAGCACCAACGACCGTGACTACAGAGGGGTCGTGGACCGCATCCTCGGCGCCAACCTGGTGTCCGGCATGCTCGTGGTCAGCCACAACCAGCCGATGGAGCCGCTGGTCGAGCTGTACGGCACGGGCCTGCCCGTCGTGCTCGTCAACACGCTCGGCGTGCGCGCCGACCTGCCGTCGGTCGAGGCGGACAGCTACTCGGGCGCGCGCAGCGCCGTGGAACACCTGCTGGAACTCGGCCACCGGCGCATCGCGTGCGTCGAGGGGCCGCCGGACTATCCGTGCTGCGTCGACCGCAACAAGGGCTACGCGGACGCGCTGACGCAGGCCGGCATCGCGGTCGACGCCGACCTGATCAGGCCGGGCGGCTTCCGGCCCGAAGAGGCCCATCGGCACGCGATCGAGCTGCTGTGCCGGCCGGACCGGCCGACGGCGATCTTCGCGCACAACGATCCGACGGCCTACGCGGTGCTCGACGCCGTCGAGGAGTGCGGGCTCCGGGTGCCGGAGGACGTGTCGGTGGTCGGTTTCGACGACATCGTGTCCTCGGCGCACGTGCGGCCCCCGCTGACCACGGTCCGCCAGCCCTTCGAGGAGATGGGCCGGCAGGCCGCCGACATGCTGCTGAGCGCGCTCTCGTACGCGCCGGGGCCGCCCCGGCACGTGCGCATGCCCACGGAGCTCGTGGTCCGGGGCAGCACCGGACCGGCGCCCCGCCGCCGGCGGCGGGCGTCCGGGCGGCCCGCCGTTCCCCACCAGGCCCGAACCGGTCTGGAGGCCACCGACAAGGCACCCGCCCCGGACGCGTGA
- a CDS encoding glycoside hydrolase family 5 protein, whose translation MSMDMRKIAGGACALSLVLVSLAGQGAAAQPAGRPAPAAAGAAAASALLPSGYLGTRGSQIVDSTGKPVRIAAVALHGLLDRDQLAIVNQDAPLNGLAANMQAIRGAGFNTVTLAWNNASLHGSNASKYLAGLDAVVSAAKAELLKVILVHHNDEGVAGTNNCESQQSNGLWYDSGPGTDGTDGCGTKGTVTQASFLADWETLASRYSGNPTVIGMDLDNEPLAYAGDSTWGDGSVTDIRAMYTDVGNAVESRDPGVLIICEGPQNYGGSFAGGSGVKAFEGDLTLVKTKPVVLSSANGGAARVMYSVHEYPYEVAHIDPDAGAAAVARYNAVWGYLVSQDIAPVYIGEAGAGMASDDSKNWATWLTSYVNGQQGANGGPTFSGTEQGISVTWWVWDTQGLGTLNSDGTLNQDRKSVYSKWQLDVTP comes from the coding sequence ATGAGCATGGATATGAGGAAGATCGCCGGCGGTGCGTGCGCCCTGAGCCTGGTGCTGGTGTCGTTGGCCGGTCAGGGCGCGGCGGCGCAGCCTGCCGGGCGGCCGGCGCCCGCGGCGGCGGGTGCCGCGGCGGCCAGTGCCCTCCTGCCGTCCGGCTACCTGGGCACGAGAGGGAGCCAGATCGTCGACAGCACGGGCAAGCCCGTACGCATCGCGGCCGTGGCCCTGCACGGCCTGCTCGACCGCGACCAGCTCGCGATCGTGAACCAGGACGCGCCCCTCAACGGCCTGGCCGCCAACATGCAGGCGATCCGCGGCGCCGGGTTCAACACGGTGACCCTCGCGTGGAACAACGCCAGTCTGCACGGCAGCAATGCCTCGAAGTACCTCGCCGGCCTCGACGCGGTCGTCAGCGCCGCCAAGGCCGAACTGCTCAAGGTCATCCTCGTCCACCACAACGACGAGGGCGTGGCCGGCACCAACAACTGCGAATCCCAGCAGTCGAACGGGCTCTGGTACGACAGCGGCCCGGGGACCGACGGCACGGACGGCTGCGGAACCAAGGGCACCGTCACGCAGGCGTCCTTCCTGGCCGACTGGGAGACGCTCGCCAGCCGCTACTCCGGGAATCCGACCGTGATCGGAATGGACCTCGACAACGAGCCGCTCGCCTACGCAGGCGACAGCACCTGGGGCGACGGCTCGGTGACCGACATCCGCGCGATGTACACCGATGTCGGCAACGCCGTGGAATCGCGCGACCCGGGTGTGCTGATCATCTGCGAAGGACCGCAGAACTACGGCGGCTCGTTCGCCGGGGGCTCCGGTGTGAAAGCGTTCGAGGGCGATCTCACCCTCGTCAAGACCAAGCCCGTCGTGCTCTCCAGCGCCAACGGCGGGGCCGCGCGGGTCATGTACTCCGTCCACGAGTACCCCTACGAGGTCGCCCACATAGACCCGGACGCCGGCGCCGCCGCCGTGGCACGCTACAACGCGGTCTGGGGCTACCTGGTCTCCCAGGACATCGCCCCCGTCTACATCGGCGAGGCCGGCGCCGGGATGGCCTCCGACGACTCCAAGAACTGGGCCACCTGGCTCACCTCGTACGTCAACGGCCAGCAGGGCGCGAACGGCGGTCCCACCTTCAGCGGCACCGAGCAGGGCATCAGCGTCACCTGGTGGGTCTGGGACACCCAGGGACTCGGAACCCTCAACAGCGACGGCACCCTCAACCAGGACAGGAAATCCGTCTACTCGAAGTGGCAGCTCGACGTGACGCCCTGA
- a CDS encoding diaminopropionate ammonia-lyase, with translation MSDNASPRARPWLAGPGARTWRCDPAPAAVRGFHAGLPGHAPTPLTELPSLAAELGVGRVFVKDESCRLGLPAFKALGASWAVHRILAERAERPEDGRQSEGVADPGPILLVTATDGNHGRAVARMAHRLGQRAHVFVPQGVHPRAVAAIKAERAEVTEVAGPYDEAVRLAAEAADGPDAVLVQDTAWPGYERIPGWIVEGYSTLCAETDEQLAAEGIGSGPDLVSVPVGVGSLAQAVVTHYRSRPSGPAPALLSVEPEAAACVLASLTRGEPVSVTTGATTMAGLNCGTPSSIAWPYLRRGLDAAVAVPDASSTRAAGDLAALGVSSGPCGAAALAGLRAVLTGAGADERRTALGLDATSAVVLLSTEGTAANPHSAAEQQAHGV, from the coding sequence GTGTCTGACAACGCCTCCCCCCGTGCCCGGCCGTGGCTTGCCGGCCCCGGCGCCCGTACCTGGCGGTGCGATCCCGCGCCCGCTGCCGTGCGGGGCTTCCACGCCGGGCTGCCCGGCCACGCGCCCACTCCACTGACCGAACTCCCCTCGCTGGCAGCCGAGTTGGGGGTGGGCCGGGTGTTCGTCAAGGACGAGTCGTGCCGTCTGGGACTGCCGGCGTTCAAGGCGCTGGGGGCGTCCTGGGCGGTGCACCGCATTCTCGCCGAGCGTGCCGAACGGCCCGAGGACGGCAGGCAGTCCGAGGGCGTCGCGGATCCGGGGCCGATCCTGCTGGTGACCGCCACCGACGGGAATCACGGCCGGGCTGTGGCCCGGATGGCGCACCGGCTCGGGCAGCGTGCCCACGTCTTCGTCCCGCAGGGCGTGCACCCGCGGGCCGTGGCGGCCATCAAGGCCGAGCGGGCCGAGGTCACGGAGGTCGCGGGGCCGTACGACGAGGCCGTGCGCCTGGCGGCCGAGGCGGCTGACGGTCCTGACGCGGTCCTGGTCCAGGACACCGCCTGGCCGGGCTACGAGCGGATCCCGGGATGGATCGTCGAGGGCTACTCCACCCTCTGCGCCGAGACCGACGAGCAACTGGCGGCCGAGGGCATCGGATCGGGGCCCGACCTCGTGTCCGTTCCGGTGGGCGTGGGCTCGCTGGCCCAGGCCGTGGTCACCCACTACCGCAGCCGCCCCTCCGGACCGGCCCCGGCGCTGTTGTCGGTGGAGCCCGAGGCCGCGGCCTGCGTCCTCGCGAGCCTCACCCGCGGCGAACCCGTCAGCGTGACCACCGGAGCGACCACCATGGCGGGACTGAACTGCGGTACGCCGTCCAGCATCGCCTGGCCCTACCTGCGCCGCGGGCTGGACGCCGCGGTCGCCGTCCCCGACGCGAGCAGCACCCGCGCGGCCGGTGATCTCGCCGCCCTCGGCGTGTCCTCCGGTCCCTGCGGTGCCGCGGCGCTGGCCGGGCTGCGCGCCGTGCTCACCGGCGCGGGCGCCGACGAGCGCCGAACGGCACTGGGGCTCGACGCGACCTCGGCGGTCGTGCTGCTGAGCACCGAGGGCACGGCCGCCAACCCGCACTCCGCCGCCGAACAGCAAGCGCACGGAGTCTGA
- a CDS encoding alpha/beta hydrolase, whose product MAGTYVIVLSGGGYAEHAPHEAEPVVDWLGGLGMEVGVFRCPVNVGHPAPLHALRAEIRRRRASGADRVGLLGFSAGGHLAGLAALSPGAGAEETVRFAVLGYAITSMETETYRAARLILLGEDAGPALRRSTSLDALVTPQAPPFFVWHTAEGAYVPPEHTYRFAAALAANDVPHAVHVFAHGPHGLGLAEGAGDTATWRAPAASWLRERAEG is encoded by the coding sequence GTGGCAGGAACGTACGTGATCGTCCTGTCGGGCGGTGGGTACGCCGAGCATGCGCCGCACGAGGCCGAACCGGTCGTCGACTGGCTCGGCGGGCTCGGGATGGAGGTCGGTGTCTTCCGCTGTCCGGTCAACGTCGGGCACCCGGCGCCCCTCCATGCCCTGCGTGCCGAGATCCGGCGCCGCCGTGCGAGCGGGGCGGACCGGGTCGGTCTGCTGGGGTTCTCCGCCGGCGGTCACCTGGCCGGCCTCGCGGCCCTCTCGCCCGGCGCCGGGGCGGAGGAGACCGTGCGGTTCGCCGTCCTCGGATACGCGATCACGTCGATGGAGACCGAGACCTACCGCGCCGCCAGGCTGATCCTGCTCGGCGAGGACGCCGGCCCCGCGCTGCGGCGCTCGACGTCCCTGGACGCGCTGGTGACACCTCAGGCCCCGCCGTTCTTCGTGTGGCACACCGCGGAGGGCGCCTACGTTCCTCCCGAGCACACCTACCGCTTCGCGGCGGCGCTCGCGGCGAACGACGTCCCGCACGCCGTCCACGTGTTCGCGCACGGGCCGCACGGTCTCGGCCTGGCGGAAGGCGCCGGGGACACGGCGACCTGGAGGGCTCCGGCCGCCTCGTGGTTGCGCGAACGCGCTGAGGGCTGA
- a CDS encoding O-antigen ligase has product MKSAVLRYTALVAVAVLMLDSATDFFPDDPLINVLTPTRLVVVLGLVALVAGGARLGTFHTWLDLPVALLVADGVATTYLGGHPTAPLRELLTAVAGFYLMVGLRRLQPDSAQVVALLSLICVAAAATSAFTQVTNKVPTGFCRSGLLADVPCGSAGAGALIRAVGTFSNPNLLVAFLLLLTPFGLLASAAVAERSGRAVVGVVTVLGYGAMLTTFSRAGYVAAAVEVLLLGGAYWLAPKLGRRVRLLIAGAALLGLAAAGVLIWKVSQAGHALGVRDQAWSAAVHVGLNNPLGVGLGRAGPVISALAPGTKQFQHAHNLWLNWLAEGGVAGLAAMVLITVVSLVAAARIARDKSVLGAAGLAALAGFYLTSALDHPANLDRIDMLFWLVLGLVMAERPKRQDSTAQLAVGRPRHSASQW; this is encoded by the coding sequence ATGAAGTCAGCAGTGCTCCGGTACACCGCGCTCGTTGCGGTCGCCGTGCTCATGCTGGACTCGGCGACCGACTTCTTCCCCGATGACCCGTTGATAAATGTTCTGACGCCGACACGTCTGGTGGTGGTGCTGGGGCTGGTCGCCCTGGTGGCGGGCGGTGCCCGCCTGGGCACCTTCCACACGTGGCTCGACCTGCCCGTCGCGCTCCTCGTGGCGGACGGCGTGGCCACCACCTACCTGGGCGGCCACCCGACCGCTCCGCTGCGGGAGTTGCTCACCGCGGTCGCCGGCTTCTACCTCATGGTGGGGCTGCGCCGCCTCCAGCCCGACTCCGCGCAGGTGGTGGCGCTGCTCTCGCTGATCTGCGTGGCGGCCGCCGCCACCTCGGCGTTCACCCAGGTGACCAACAAGGTGCCGACGGGCTTCTGCCGCAGCGGGCTGCTGGCCGACGTCCCCTGCGGCTCGGCGGGCGCCGGAGCGCTGATCCGGGCCGTCGGCACGTTCTCCAACCCGAACCTGCTGGTCGCCTTCCTGCTCCTGCTCACACCGTTCGGGCTGCTCGCCTCGGCGGCCGTCGCCGAGCGCTCCGGGCGGGCCGTGGTCGGGGTGGTGACCGTCCTCGGCTACGGGGCGATGCTCACCACGTTCTCGCGGGCCGGCTACGTCGCCGCGGCGGTCGAGGTGCTGCTGCTCGGCGGTGCCTACTGGCTGGCGCCGAAGCTCGGCAGGCGCGTGCGGCTGCTGATCGCCGGCGCGGCCCTGCTCGGGCTGGCCGCGGCGGGTGTGCTGATCTGGAAGGTGTCGCAGGCCGGTCACGCGCTGGGGGTGCGCGACCAGGCATGGTCGGCGGCGGTGCACGTGGGTCTGAACAACCCGCTGGGTGTCGGCCTCGGCCGGGCCGGCCCGGTCATCTCCGCCCTCGCGCCGGGCACCAAGCAGTTCCAGCACGCGCACAACCTGTGGCTGAACTGGCTGGCCGAGGGAGGCGTGGCCGGGTTGGCCGCGATGGTCCTCATCACCGTGGTCAGCCTGGTGGCCGCGGCCCGGATCGCCCGGGACAAGTCGGTTCTCGGCGCCGCCGGGCTCGCCGCACTGGCCGGTTTCTACCTGACCAGCGCGCTGGACCACCCCGCCAACCTGGACCGGATCGACATGCTGTTCTGGCTGGTGCTCGGCCTGGTCATGGCCGAACGTCCCAAGCGGCAGGACTCCACCGCGCAACTCGCGGTCGGCCGCCCCCGGCACAGCGCCTCACAGTGGTGA